A window of the Brassica napus cultivar Da-Ae chromosome C5, Da-Ae, whole genome shotgun sequence genome harbors these coding sequences:
- the LOC111210258 gene encoding cysteine protease XCP2-like, with protein sequence LPKSVDWRKKGAVSYVKNQGSCGSCWAFSTVAAMEGINKIVTGNLKTLSEQELIDCGTTFNGGLMDYAFEYIVKNGGLRKEENYPYSMEEGTCETQKDDSEMVNISGHQNVPRNDDKSLLKALAHQPLSIAIDASGREFQFYKGVSH encoded by the exons TTGCCTAAATCTGTTGACTGGAGAAAGAAAGGAGCCGTGAGCTATGTCAAGAACCAAGGCTCTTGTG GAAGCTGTTGGGCGTTTTCGACAGTAGCGGCAATGGAAGGTATAAACAAGATTGTGACAGGAAACTTGAAAACATTGTCAGAACAAGAACTCATAGACTGTGGCACAACCTTCAACGGTGGTCTCATGGATTATGCTTTTGAGTACATTGTCAAGAACGGCGGCCTTCGCAAGGAAGAGAATTATCCTTATTCCATGGAAGAAGGAACTTGCGAGACTCAAAAGGATGATTCTGAAATGGTGAATATCAGTGGGCACCAAAATGTACCTAGGAACGACGATAAGAGTCTCTTGAAGGCATTGGCTCATCAACCACTCAGTATTGCTATTGATGCCTCTGGTAGAGAGTTCCAGTTCTACAAGGGAGTAAgtcattaa